The following coding sequences lie in one Populus nigra chromosome 15, ddPopNigr1.1, whole genome shotgun sequence genomic window:
- the LOC133674575 gene encoding uncharacterized protein LOC133674575: MKWSWIQAAGTTKKVHVKVRPLKLEGLLCKEKVDGNGREKMVFVVKMKWKGPKSSGLVPFYRVSKCQRNYSSQKFLKEGESDIEWNGEEFESVWIPSKDNSFVQWDVSFSVLYGEDEKSMAKMAVLGNVTLNIAELASRMNSQIEKKLPISLHIDGVDCQASLLIGVSFAEVRNSCDQAGTVQNSGDSDTNEGLFKGSTASKNEMDRVNRVDSSDSDESTMFDSDDSAGTLTSTSDGSTQEMGSGIELGSSLETQSDRATKVGLFSWKKRRLSFSLSRRKVEPFVEKTDAKVDKSDSTQKDKWEVRELVSRDGQAKLEANVFLASFDQRSEKAAGESACTAIVAVIAYWLHSNREFLPTLSQFDNLITEGSQEWRKLCDNEAYMNSFPDNHFDLETVLKADLRPLTISHEKSFTGIFSPQKFENLKGATSFDDIWQEITSNTNDYEQRIYIVSWNDHFFVLKVDAEAYYIIDSLGERLSEGCGQAYILKFDDSSLMYDKVAKEDVATEEMAGEERSKDKEDIICKGKECCKEFIKRFLAAIPVGELEEEEKRGAVSTFSLLKRLQIDFHYCSSLYASNSSSSPTSSTFF, from the exons ATGAAGTGGTCATGGATTCAGGCAGCTGGGACAACCAAGAAGGTTCATGTCAAGGTGAGGCCATTGAAGCTAGAAGGATTGTTGTGTAAAGAAAAGGTTGATGGtaatggaagagaaaaaatggtttttgtGGTCAAGATGAAATGGAAAGGTCCCAAGTCGTCAGGATTAGTTCCATTTTATCGAGTTTCCAAGTGCCAAAGAAATTATAGCAGCCAGAAATTCCTCAAGGAAGGGGAGTCTGATATAGAATGGAATGGTGAAGAATTTGAGAGTGTTTGGATTCCTTCTAAAGACAATTCTTTTGTTCAGTGGGATGTTTCTTTCAGCGTTTTATAT GGTGAGGATGAGAAATCCATGGCTAAAATGGCAGTCTTGGGAAATGTTACGCTGAATATAGCAGAACTGGCTTCAAGGATGAATTCCCAGATTGAAAAAAAGCTGCCAATTTCTTTACATATTGATGGAGTTGACTGCCAAGCTTCTCTTTTG ATTGGTGTAAGCTTCGCTGAGGTCAGAAATTCATGTGACCAAGCAGGAACTGTTCAAAACTCGGGTGATTCAGATACTAATGAGGGACTTTTCAAGGGCAGTACAGCTTCTAAGAATGAAATGGACAGAGTAAACCGAGTGGATTCTAGTGACTCGGATGAGTCAACTATGTTTGACTCAGATGATTCGGCCGGAACTTTGACTTCCACGAGCGATGGTAGTACTCAAGAGATGGGTTCAGGGATCGAGTTGGGTTCATCCCTGGAGACTCAGTCAGACCGAGCTACCAAGGTTGGGTTATTCTCATGGAAGAAGAGAAGGTTGAGCTTCAGCTTGTCCAGGAGGAAAGTTGAGCCATTCGTTGAGAAAACTGATGCGAAGGTGGACAAATCCGATTCCACACAG AAAGACAAGTGGGAAGTCAGAGAACTAGTCAGCAGAGATGGTCAAGCAAAACTCGAAGCCAACGTGTTTCTTGCTTCCTTCGATCAACGAAGTGAAAAGGCCGCCGGAGAGAGTGCCTGCACGGCAATAGTTGCGGTCATTGCCTATTGGCTTCACTCAAACCGAGAATTCTTGCCAACATTGTCTCAGTTTGACAACCTCATAACAGAAGGTTCACAGGAATGGCGAAAGCTTTGCGACAATGAGGCCTACATGAATTCCTTCCCTGATAACCACTTTGATCTTGAAACTGTCTTGAAAGCTGATCTTCGGCCTTTGACCATCTCACACGAGAAATCTTTTACTGGGATTTTCAGTCCtcaaaaatttgaaaacttaaaGGGAGCCACATCTTTCGACGACATATGGCAAGAAATAACCAGCAACACAAACGATTATGAGCAGAGGATATATATTGTGAGTTGGAACGATCATTTCTTCGTGTTGAAGGTAGATGCCGAAGCTTATTATATCATTGATTCGCTAGGTGAGAGACTCTCTGAGGGTTGCGGCCAGGCATACATCTTAAAGTTCGATGACTCGAGCTTGATGTATGACAAGGTGGCGAAAGAAGATGTTGCCACGGAGGAAATGGCAGGGGAAGAGAGGTCCAAGGATAAAGAGGACATAATTTGCAAGGGAAAAGAGTGTTGTAAAGAATTCATTAAGAGATTCCTTGCTGCCATTCCAGTTGGAGAACTTgaagaggaagagaaaaggGGCGCAGTTTCCACATTTTCTCTCCTTAAGAGACTACAGATAGATTTCCACTACTGCTCTTCTTTGTATGCTTCTAATTCCTCCTCCTCTCCAACATCTTCCACCTTCTTCTAG
- the LOC133674576 gene encoding uncharacterized protein LOC133674576, whose translation MPRPGPRPYEFVRRAWHSDRHQPIRGSLIQEIFRLVNEAHCPATKKNKEWQEKLPVVVLKAEEIMYSKANSEAEYMDLKTLWDRANDAINTIIRRDESLETGELLQPCIEAALNLGCTPRRASRSQRNCNLRFYLSPSTQESNTLSPAAVHNAIRANHISNSHCLRDYSNLVKPTIMNSAPSGSESQDLVGQGNDTSNRILFRSDSIPPSNVNRCLPLENYRIPSLCSVYPLYHGSFLEPQRGCGALPKTFPGTIEPVKVVAVQNFFPCNEDTPVRTSQVGHKDCLQPQEIECDLSLRLGSILAPVPSAKTKQIKDAKDGGHDCSQEGGKFDDWMPQMDKELSFFPKVDVVEPQVSHSSKSREHIIVDVTMKKRKLVFDHHVEDQQFLWQPKLPCNKFTGRMKSVGP comes from the exons atgccTCGACCAGGACCAAGGCCTTATGAATTTGTTAGGAGAGCGTGGCACAGTGATAGACACCAGCCCATCAGAGGTTCTCTCATTCAAGAAATCTTCAG ACTCGTCAATGAGGCTCATTGCCCAGCAACTAAAAAGAACAAGGAATGGCAAGAGAAGCTCCCTGTTGTTGTCCTGAAAGCAGAAGAAATCATGTACTCCAAAGCCAATTCCGAG GCTGAATATATGGACCTTAAGACACTCTGGGACAGAGCAAATGATGCCATTAATACCATAATTCGACGCGATGAGAGTTTGGAAACTGGAGAGCTTCTTCAACCTTGCATTGAAG CTGCTCTCAATTTGGGCTGCACACCAAGAAGAGCCTCGAGGAGCCAACGAAATTGCAATCTGAGGTTTTACCTTAGTCCTAGCACTCAAGAGTCAAACACCTTGTCACCTGCTGCTGTGCACAACGCCATTCGGGCAAATCACATATCCAACTCACATTGCCTGCGTGATTATTCAAACCTGGTAAAACCCACAATCATGAATTCTGCTCCTTCAGGCTCAGAATCACAAGACCTTGTCGGACAGGGCAATGACACTTCTAACAGAATTCTTTTTAGGTCTGATAGCATTCCTCCATCTAATGTTAACCGATGTTTACCCTTGGAAAATTACCGTATACCAAGCTTGTGCTCTGTTTACCCCCTATACCATGGTAGTTTCCTAGAGCCACAGCGAGGTTGTGGAGCTCTTCCTAAGACTTTTCCTGGCACTATAGAGCCTGTCAAGGTGGTTGCTGTGCAAAACTTCTTCCCCTGTAACGAGGACACCCCTGTTAGAACCAGTCAAGTTGGTCACAAGGACTGTTTGCAACCACAAGAAATTGAGTGCGATTTATCATTGCGGTTAGGCTCTATCTTAGCTCCAGTGCCTAGTGCGAAAACCAAGCAAATAAAGGATGCCAAAGACGGTGGCCATGATTGTTCTCAAGAGGGGGGTAAGTTTGATGATTGGATGCCACAAATGGACAAGGAGTTATCTTTCTTCCCCAAGGTTGATGTGGTTGAACCGCAAGTTTCACATTCAAGCAAATCGAGGGAACATATAATTGTAGATGTGACAATGAAAAAACGCAAGTTGGTTTTCGATCACCATGTCGAGGATCAACAATTTTTATGGCAGCCAAAGCTTCCTTGTAATAAGTTTACTGGCAGAATGAAAAGCGTGGGTCCGTAA